In Xyrauchen texanus isolate HMW12.3.18 chromosome 13, RBS_HiC_50CHRs, whole genome shotgun sequence, a single genomic region encodes these proteins:
- the LOC127654112 gene encoding tetratricopeptide repeat protein 22-like: MEDSTEEDIESLIEGMSYIPGHFHLELHLNGEPNGPAALWHRDTQLKSESLRAELEAETGRLQYAVRNMLGFLAFHLDELETAEEVFNSICQEDPENLNAWANLGYVHERLGHEQEEGECMERVATLMGPEMGENQTETRLRVARCLAEQAYAHPYDVELERDKDLRETLTSALMLYNRALDYGGELIPVEEKRSWYFKMATIYIRLDGIVRDSKDIENTRLTYFNKGLKLLAETLNSDNTHIKALAWCYVGLMLERMEELSTVPMAVHDCGFSGSDPLTCYGSAIKLATDDAFILNRLANVFFLSGKLEMTMGICNMALNALPDAELNWQAYCTRAKLSVTTYAKDLDKAKCGQGCNPDRQILKEARVDLERVLAVRPCLRTHLEMGQVYYYMGVDVLQESLLVDEMAINQALVSLAKALQCPLGSTIPKLQVLRGRCLLLKGEEQNAINCFRKALELEYPSVQDTETLHCLLQALLMSITQSGTDTGHAITQLEECLKQAEERYGPNVVQTELKALCRAHTDEVTELSKDLVRKGRMEVVKKLLQSVQPQGKRITMGRSQSI; encoded by the exons ATGGAGGACAGCACAGAAGAAGACATTGAGTCTCTGATTGAAGGAATGTCCTACATCCCTGGCCACTTCCATTTGGAGCTACATCTCAACGGTGAGCCCAATGGACCAGCTGCTCTTTGGCACCGAGACACCCAACTCAAGAGCGAGAGCCTCAGGGCTGAGCTCGAAGCTGAGACGGGACGATTGCAGTATGCTGTACGCAATATGTTGGGCTTCCTAGCCTTCCATTTGGATGAACTGGAGACAGCAGAGGAGGTCTTTAACAGCATCTGCCAAGAGGATCCTGAAAACCTCAATGCCTGGGCCAACCTGGGTTATGTACATGAACGGTTGGGTCATGAACAGGAGGAAGGAGAGTGCATGGAACGTGTGGCTACCCTTATGGGCCCAGAGATGGGGGAGAACCAGACAGAAACCAGGCTAAGGGTGGCCCGTTGCCTGGCTGAGCAGGCATACGCCCACCCTTATGATGTGGAgctggagagagacaaagatttAAGGGAGACATTGACATCTGCACTGATGTTATACAACCGTGCACTTGATTATGGAGGGGAACTG ATACCCGTCGAGGAAAAGAGAAGTTGGTATTTCAAAATGGCAACAATTTACATAAG GTTAGATGGTATTGTGAGGGATTCAAAGGACATTGAAAACACAAGACTTACTTATTTCAACAAGGGCCTCAAGCTTCTTGCAGAGACTCTAAACTCTGACAACACACATATCAAAG CTCTGGCCTGGTGTTATGTTGGTCTCATGTTGGAGCGAATGGAGGAGTTATCCACTGTACCGATGGCAGTTCATGACtgtggtttctctgggtctgaccCTTTGACATGTTATGGATCG GCCATCAAGCTTGCCACAGATGATGCATTCATCCTCAACAGACTAGCAAACGTGTTCTTTCTGTCAGGCAAACTAGAGATGACCATGGGTATATGTAACATGGCACTGAATGCCCTGCCTGATGCTGAACTCAACTGGCAAGCATATTGCACTCGTGCCAAG CTCAGTGTCACAACTTATGCCAAGGATCTGGATAAGGCTAAGTGTGGCCAAGGTTGTAACCCCGACCGTCAGATTCTGAAAGAGGCCCGTGTTGACCTGGAACGTGTCCTGGCTGTCAGACCCTGTTTGAGAACTCACTTAGAGATGGGTCAG GTCTACTACTACATGGGTGTGGATGTCCTTCAAGAAAGCCTGTTGGTTGATGAGATGGCGATTAACCAAGCCCTGGTCAGTCTAGCTAAAGCTCTGCAGTGTCCTCTAGGTTCTACAATCCCTAAATTACAGGTCCTGCGTGGCCGCTGTCTGCTGCTGAAAGGAGAGGAGCAGAATGCTATTAACTGTTTCAGGAAAGCACTTGAACTGGAATATCCCAGTGTACAAGACACTGAGACCCTACACTGCCTTCTACAGGCTCTTCTAATGAGCATCACCCAGAGTGGTACGGACACAGGTCATGCTATTACCCAATTAGAGGAATGTTTAAAGCAGGCCGAGGAGAGGTACGGGCCAAACGTAGTTCAAACCGAGTTAAAGGCACTGTGCCGAGCACACACAGATGAGGTGACTGAGCTTTCCAAAGATCTGGTGAGGAAGGGAAGGATGGAGGTGGTTAAAAAGTTGCTGCAGAGCGTTCAGCCACAGGGGAAGAGAATCACAATGGGCAGGTCCCAGTCTATATGA